The stretch of DNA CTTCAATGAGCCTGTTCTCAGGTTTTTACTCTATTGTTGCGACTATTGATAAAAAGTTTGTTTACGCCAGTATTGCGATATTCATCTCCTGTGTCTTTGACATGCTGGATGGTAAAGTGGCACGGATGACGCGTTCAAGTAGTAAGTTCGGTGTCGAATACGACTCCTTATCCGATTTAATAGCCTTTGGTATAGCCCCGGGACTGCTCGCCTATATGTGGGCACTAAAGGGCTATGGAAGATTCGGCTGGCTTGCCGCATTCCTCTATGTGGCGTGCGGGGCATTAAGGCTCGCCCGGTTCAATGTCCAGGTAGACACCATCCAGAAAAAGCAGTTTCTTGGTCTCCCGATACCGGCAGCTGGGGCGGTAATTGCAGGGAGCGTGCTTTTCTATTCATGGTTCGGCTATCACGGGGAACTAAAAACAATACTTATGCCGATCCTGATTTACATCCTTGCCTTTCTCATGGTAAGCGATGTTCGTTATTTAAGCTCGAAAGAGATGGGATTTTTCAAGAGAAGACCATTCCGTACAACAGTAGCAGCTATTACAACCCTTGTAATAATATTTATAGAACCAGAAATTATGCTATTCATATTATCCTTTGCTTACCTCTTATCGGGACCTGTATACACACTTTTAAGGGGTAAGAAGATTATCCTTGAGGATACTGCCCGTTCGAAAGAAGCTTCAGAAGAGCAAGATGATCATCTATAAAACCATCTGCCTGTAATTCTTGATTCTTATATGCGATAAACCTGACGCCCGAGGAAAGAGCAGTATCTCTATCTACTTCCGAATCTCCCACATAAAGGGTTTGCTCTCTATCAATGCTCAATGCAGCTAAAATCTTCTCCACAGATTCGGGATCTGGCTTGGGGTTTTTCACATCAAGGGCAGTCACTACCATATCAAAAAAGGGCCAGAGGTCAAACCTTTCCATTATGTGTTCCATCGAGGTAGTCCTGTTTGTGCTTATCGCCCGTGCGATCCCTCTTTTCTCGAGCTGGGCCAGGGTTTCAAGGATATTTGGTTCCATCTTCAAATAGACAATAAATTCTTTGAAGTCTACCTGTTCTTTCAAAAACTCTATTGCCCTCTTCTCTGATGCCTCATCATCCCTAAACATATGGTGGATTGACTCATAGACTGTATGGGTGTGGCAGTATTTTAATTCATTTTCCGTGAGAGGTGGCCTTCCCATTGATGTTGCGATGAGGTTGTACAATCTCCCATTGGCTTCGAGAGAGTCAAAGAGCACACCATCACAATCGTATATCACGCAACTAATCTGCCACTTAGGTTTAATGAAGGGGTCGAGGGGTCGAGGGCCTGCGACGAGCTCAGCCGAGACGGTCGAGGGGTCGAGTGTTTTACCACTTGAATCCTTGAATCCTTGACCCCTTGACCCCTTTAGAGAATTTTTCATGGACAAGAGTTTAACCGTATTTGAGAAAAAATCAAGTAGAAAATTTATAGTTCTAAATCTCTCAGTTTATGTTACAATAGTATGCCAAATAACTTTAGGGGGTAAGGTATGATTAGTGTTTCCATTCCTGGATGGGGTGACCTCGATATAGAGTATCTTGTGGTTGATTATAATGGAACATGCGCATTTGACGGAAAACTAAAAGAAGGTGTCAAAGAACTGATGGAAAAGGTTGCAAGGTACATCAAGGTATTTATAATAACATCGGATACCTATGAAAACATTGATACTGAAGGGAATACAATAGGCTTTAGCATTATTAAGGTTGGAAAGGAAGGAAGTGGCAAGGAAAAGGCAAGGATAATAAGGGAGCTTGGACCTGAAAAGATAATTGCCATAGGGAATGGTGCCAACGATGCCATGATGTTAAAAGAGGCAGCCCTCGGTATTGGTGTCATCGGTGAAGAAGGCAGCGCAAATTCCCTGATCAAAGAGGCAGACCTTGTTGTAAACAGTATTGCAGATGCCTTTAATGTTGTTCTCCATCCAGAGAGATTGGTGGCTACCCTGAGGGATTGAGAGATAGTCAAACCTTTAATACAGGGTTTAGGGTATAGGGTATAGTAACTAACCCCTAACCCCTGTCTCCTAACCCTTAAGTATAAAACAGGATTCAGCATGATTGGCAATATCCTAAAAAAGATTATTGGAACTAAAAACGAAAGGGAATTAAAGAGAATTCAGCCTATCGTTGATAAGGCAAATACCCTCGAGGAAGGATTAAAGGGCCTTTCAGACGATGAGCTAAAAAGAAAGACCCCCCTGTTCAAAGAGAGGATTGAAAGGGGTGAAGACCTTGATGCCCTTTTACCAGAAGCCTTTGCCCTGGTCAGGGAGGTGGCAAGACGGACAATAAATATGAGGCATTTTGACGTTCAACTTGTAGGAGGTGTTGTCCTCCATGAAGGCAAGATTGCTGAAATGGCAACAGGAGAGGGGAAGACCCTTGTTGCAACACTCCCTGTATATCTCAACGCACTCACAGGTCTGGGTGTCCATGTGATAACCGTCAACGACTACCTTGCAAAAAGGGATACCCAGTGGATGGGCCCCATATATAAATTTCTTGGTCTCTCTGTGGATACCATTGTTCATGGCCTTGACGACGATGAAAGAAAAAAGGCTTATGCATGTGATGTAACCTATGGGACCAACAATGAATTTGGATTCGATTACCTAAGGGACAATATGAGATACACACTCGATGAATGTGTGCAAAGGGAATTCAACTATGCGATAGTTGATGAGGTTGACAGCATCCTTATCGATGAA from Pseudomonadota bacterium encodes:
- a CDS encoding HAD family hydrolase, which codes for MISVSIPGWGDLDIEYLVVDYNGTCAFDGKLKEGVKELMEKVARYIKVFIITSDTYENIDTEGNTIGFSIIKVGKEGSGKEKARIIRELGPEKIIAIGNGANDAMMLKEAALGIGVIGEEGSANSLIKEADLVVNSIADAFNVVLHPERLVATLRD
- the pssA gene encoding CDP-diacylglycerol--serine O-phosphatidyltransferase; this translates as MKKRKRRGIYLLPNILTSMSLFSGFYSIVATIDKKFVYASIAIFISCVFDMLDGKVARMTRSSSKFGVEYDSLSDLIAFGIAPGLLAYMWALKGYGRFGWLAAFLYVACGALRLARFNVQVDTIQKKQFLGLPIPAAGAVIAGSVLFYSWFGYHGELKTILMPILIYILAFLMVSDVRYLSSKEMGFFKRRPFRTTVAAITTLVIIFIEPEIMLFILSFAYLLSGPVYTLLRGKKIILEDTARSKEASEEQDDHL
- a CDS encoding HAD-IA family hydrolase; the encoded protein is MKNSLKGSRGQGFKDSSGKTLDPSTVSAELVAGPRPLDPFIKPKWQISCVIYDCDGVLFDSLEANGRLYNLIATSMGRPPLTENELKYCHTHTVYESIHHMFRDDEASEKRAIEFLKEQVDFKEFIVYLKMEPNILETLAQLEKRGIARAISTNRTTSMEHIMERFDLWPFFDMVVTALDVKNPKPDPESVEKILAALSIDREQTLYVGDSEVDRDTALSSGVRFIAYKNQELQADGFIDDHLALLKLLSNGQYPQG